The DNA window CCACATCAGATTTTAACTGTACAGCATTATATTTAGTAATTGTATTTCCGGAAAGCTTTATCTGATTGCCTTCATAGAAATATAAAGTCCTGTTTATCCCTGCAGATGCCTTAGGTAAAGTAAAGGTGGCTCCTACTTGCATTTTGATATTCCAAACCGCCACTTCATTTTTCGGATCTGCCGCCCATGAATCCGGCGGAGGCGCAACGGCAGTTTTATCTGCTAATTTACCGGCAATAACCTCTACCGTTGTTTTCTTCTGATTGGCATCGGTATGAATATAATTTGGTATGGATTCGCGCCATAACATTTTAAAATGCGGTTCCACCATTTTATTTTTCTTTGGAAGGTTCAGCCAAATTTGAAACAGCTCCATGGTGTTATCCTTATCGGCATGTATGAGCGGAAACATTTCAGAATGCTGTACACCCTTTCCGGCCGTCATCCATTGAACATCACCGTTTCCATAACGTCCGGCGGCACCCAACGAATCAGCATGATCTACAATTCCCTTACGAACAACAGTAATCGTTTCGAATCCACGATGTGGATGCCCGGGAAATCCGGGAACTGTTTTACCATGATACATTCTGAATCCATCTTTAATAATAAAATCATCACCCATATGACGACCTTTTAATAATTCAGTTGCCGGTCCCATTTGCTCATTTCCTTTCGGGAAATAATCTTCGTGATGGACACAAAATAAAAACGGATCGGCGGTTTCCCATTGAAAACCAAGTGGCTTAATACTTAAAATAGGATTCATCATTTTATCGCTTTCTTCAATGGCTTTCTTTACTGATTTCGAAAATGAAGTAAAAGGCAATGCTATCAAAGAGCCTGCAACGAAAGCCGCCCTTGATAAAAAACTTCTCCGGTGTAATGGATTGCTCATTGTGTTTAGTTTATTCAAAATTAAGATAAATAATAAGTATCAAAAAGGATATCTCAAGCATTAACAATTAAAAAGCGTTAAAGTTTATTCTAAATTATTTTTAGATGAATCTTTAACTGTTGTAACAAAATTGTAGTATTCTTTCGTAAAAATTCGTTCTTTTGAATAAATACATGAGTGTATGACCAGGAAACTTATTTTAAAAGCTGTTGCATTTTTGATTTTTGCACCCCTTTGTTTATCATCTCAAAGTTTAATTTACAAGTTTAAAAGCAAGACTCTTGTTCGCAAATGGACTTTAAGTTCAAAAGCCTATAGACTGGAAGAAGTTTTACCGGGCGCCACTGTTGAATTATTTGAAGGTTCCAAGCGTCTGGCTCAAACCACCAGTGATGCAGAAGGCAACTTTGGATTTGATCTTCCTTCAAGCGGGAATTTTTTGATTGTTATTAGTAAGGCAGGTTACAACACCAGAAAATTCAGCGTCAATTGCAGCAGTATCATTATTAAAAACGGTGCGGCAGACTTTATTCCCTCTGTCAATTTAACCGGGTTTATTGGTGATAAAACGATAAAAGAGGTGGGAGATATAGGCTTAAGCGCTCCGATTGTACAAATGGCTGACGATAAAAACGAGATCTTAAAATACAATGGATTAAATTTCCCGGTGAATGTAAATGATGGAGAAATACGCGTGATACAAAAATTCTGTACTTGCAATAAACTTGGTGATATAGCCATGCAAAATAAAAATTATGCCATTGCAAAAAAATACTATCAAATGGCTAGCACCATTATAGGCAATGAAGAATATCCAAAGGAACAATTGAAAAGAGCGGAAGACGGATTAAAAGAACAAATGCTTGCCGAGAGGGTTGCCTACTCAAATGCTAAAAAGAAATCAAACGCGGCTAAACCAATTGTTCAAAAACAAAATTCAAGTACTTCAACTTCACAAAGCAATACTGCGCAAAAAACCAGTTCCGGCGGACGAAAAGTTCTTCCGGTAATAGGAGGCAAGAAATAATAAAATTAAGCTAAGCGATTAAACTTTTACACCAATTACCAATACATCATCAACCTGTGATCCGTTTCCTTTCCAGGTTTCAAATTCTTTATCAAGACTATTCTTTTGCTCTGTTAACTTCTGAGATTGAATTTTAACTAATAAATCTTCTAATTGTTTTTTACTAAACTTTCTGTCGTTTGGTCCGCCGAATTGTGAAACATATCCATCACTCATTATATACAAAATATCACCGGGCAATAAATCTACAATATGATTAGTAAACGGTTTTGTTTCTTGTCCGAATTTAAGTCCGGCCGTAAACAAATCACCGGGAATTATAGTTAATTCACCCTTTCTTACTAAGAATAATGGGTTAAAGGCGCCGGCATACTGAACCGTCTTAAACCTTTTATCAAAGCAAAGCAGCGCAATATCCATTCCATCCTTTGTTTCGGTATTCGGATTATCCTGATTGAGGGATGCAATTAACTTCTCTCTTAAACGGTCCAAAATTGTGGCAGGCGATAAATTGTTATCGGATTTTATAATGTCATCTAAAAAACTATTACCTAAAATACTCAGGAAACCTGCCGGAACACCATGACCGGTACAATCAACAGCTGCTAAATAAATCCCTGATTCAGTTTCTTTATAAAAATAAAAATCCCCACTTACGATTTCCTTTGGCTTAGATAAAATAAAAACCTCCTTGAAAAACTTTTCAAGTGTTTCAAGTGGAACTTCTAAAGCTTTCTGAATATTTCTGGCGTAGGTAATTCCGTTAGTAATATCACGGTTTTTCTTTCTCAACAATTCTTCATTGTTTTTTTTAAGAGTTATATCTCTGCAAATACCGGAATTTCGGATTAATTCACCTTTCTCATCAAAAATGGGTGACGACTTTTCAGCAATCCATTTAATCTTACTATCAACTATGATTCTGTATTCGATGTTATAAGCCATACCTGAATCAACCAAAATATTCGCGTCAATCACCGATTGAAGATCTTCGGGGTGAACAACCTCCTTCATGCTTTTTCCACTGTATAAATAAGAAGGTTTTAATCCGACTACTTCAAAGCAATTAGGACTGATATACTCGTACTTTTTTTCCCTTATATTATAAAGGTAAAATACGTCATGAATTGTTTCCGTAATTTGTTTGAACTTACTTTCGCTTACTTCAAGTGTTTTATAAGCAATTTCCACTTCTCGATTCCGTGCATCCAAATTATAATTATCTTTTTGTTTTTGACGATAAGCCAGATAAATTACAATGGATAAAATCAATACAAACAGAATCACAATAAGGTAAACTCTATTCAATACCGCTTGTCTTTCCAATTGCGCTTTTTCCTTTAAAATTTCGGCATCCTTAAGCAACAATTTTTGTCTGGCGATTTCATTTTCCAATTCCTGTTTAACCGAGGATAAATTAAACAAGTTCTTTAATTCTGCTTTTTTTAATGTATCCGAATAATTTTCACTTATGGTAAAAAATTCGCCTGCATTTTTATAATCACTGGTTTCATAATAACATTTAGCGATAAATTTTGTTACGTCATACAGCAATCCGTAATTCTTCAGTCCGGCCTTCCCTATCTTGTAAGCTTCCAGTAAATATTTCAATCCGCTGGCATGATCCTTCTTTCTCCCGCAATAATCATTACCAATAACACTTAACAGATAAACAACATTTTCTTTATCATTTACACTCTTTGCAATTTCCAATCCTTTTAAACGCAACTCAACTGCTTTATCATACATATGCAAGGTTTCGTAAATTCTGGAGGTTTCGTTTAAAGAAGCCGCAATTTCAGAAGGAGAACCTTTCTCCTCACGTATTTTTAAACTTTTAAGATAATAATCAAGGGCTTTTCTGTTGCTATTATTTGTTTTATCGAAAACGCCTTCAAAAATATTTCCAATCGCGCTATAGATGTATGAAGCGCCAATTTGATCATCTGTTTCGAGACAAAGCCGGATGCTTTTCTCATAATATTCCTTTGCTTTAAAAGGTTCCTGCGGACGATAAATAAATCCGATATAACGATAGGCGCTTTTGAGAATGTTTTTGTCGCCAAGCGCATCAGCAATTTTAAGAGAACGATTTAAATTATCTAGTGCCAATGCTTGTTTTCCGTCGAAATAGTACCATCGACCGATATCCAGAAAAGCTTGTGCTATACCTCGGCTGTATTTTATTTTTTCAGCAAGTGCTAATTCACGTTCGGCGTAAGGAAGTGAATCGTTTACTAAATAAAGTTGATGTAAAACACGAACGCGCAAGGTATCGGAATCAGCATTTTTAAATACTACCAATAAAGAATCGCTTTTTCTGTTAGCCAGTGAACAGAATACAAAAAGTATTGAAAGAAAAGAGGAAAGAAAATATCTGAAATTATTTCCGGTCACCGTCTTGAACTAATCTAATTCGATATTTTCGATGGGATAGTTGATGAGTTTAGAAACAAGATTGGCGTAATCAATCCCGTCTTCATCGCCGCCGTAATGATACCACTTAATGGTTAATTCCTTTCCCTGGTTTAGTACATTTTTACATTTTACAATAAAATCATACACCAAGCGACTTGTCACGGAGTTTGAATAATCTATTTGAAGCATTAAAGTAGTAGTTTGATATGGTTTAGCAAGATAAGCATCCAACCATTCGTTAAGTTGCTTAAATAAGTTAACCATATCGTTAGAATAGGCACGACCGGTAATTCTAAGAACGCCGGTGCTTGCATTAAAATTTACTTCTGGGGAATCTTCTTGAGCGGAAATGATTAAATCATCCATGTTTAGTTTCTTTTATGCTATAATTATAGTGAATTTACGACAAATAAGCAGAAATATCTTAGAATCGTTTGAGTTTTATCACACGGATGTGTTTAAAACATTTTACTTAAGTCGTTTTAGACTAAATTATACACGAATGCCAATTACACACACATCATCTACTTGCTCAAGCATACCTTGCCAATTTTTAAATGAGGCTTCAATCTTGGCCTTTTGTACACTCATAGATTCATTTGAAACAGAAAGTAAAAGCTCGCATAGCTGTTTATATTTAAACTTTTTACCTTTTGGTCCACCAAACTGATCGGCGAATCCATCTGAAAAGGTATAAATCACATCACCCTTCTGTAATTGTATTTCGTTAAATGTAAACAGTATAGAATTGTCTTGTCCAACACCCACCGGCATTTTATCAGGTTTACAATAAATGACGTTGTTGTTGCGAATGATATAAAATGTATTATTGGCAGAAGCATATTGCAATTTCAGCGTTTTAAAATCGATTTTACAAAGAACAGCATCCATACCATCACGGCTAAGCTCCGAACTGCCTTCGGGATTTAATGCGTTAATTATTTCTGTTCTTACCGTATTTAAAATCAAATCCGGTCTGTAAATTTTATTTTCATTTATTGCCTGATTGAGTTTACTAATATTTAATAAGCTCATGAAAGCTCCCGGTACACCATGCCCGGTGCAATCGGCTGTAATGTAAATAAAACCTTCAGGCGTATTGCATGCCCAATAAAAATCGCCACTAACAACGCTTTTAGGTTGAAAGAAAACAAAATAATCATGTAAATGAGTCGACAGCAATTTATCACCTGCCAATAAAGCGTATTGAATACGGCGGGCATAATTAATGGAGTCCAGAATTTCCTTTCTGCTTTCCTCCACTTCCATTTTTTGCTGTGTTATGATTGTGTTCGCTCTTTTATTCTCACGTAAGCTATTAAACAGAAACATTGAAAATATCCCAACAATTACTAAACCTATGATCGAACAAATAATCACTATGTTTTTTCTTTGTTGGTCGGCTTCATTCTTTTGTCTAATCAGTTTTAATTCCAGATCGGATTTTAATTTCATGTCGCGTTCCTTCAAATCATACTCCACTTGAAACTGACTTTTAAGAGCTGCTTTACGTGTATTCTCGTTAGTTAAACTATCCCTCATCAAAATATGAGTTTTATACATTTCAAGAGATTTGGAATGTTGATTCAAAGATTCATAAATAGTACTTAGTTTTTTGGTTGTGTTCATCACAATGGAAACATAACTCATCTTCTTACTCATCTCATAGGCTTCCTCACAAAATTGCAGTGCTTTTTTATACTCCTTCTTTTCCAGGTAAACACTTCCAATACTATTTAAAGAAAAGGCAACACCATCGTTATCTTGTATCTCTCTGCGAATAGCTAAAGACATCTCGTAATAGTTCAGAGCTTCATCTATTTTACCTTGACGCATGCTTAACGAACCTAGATTATGATAACTGGAAGCAACACCATACTTAT is part of the Bacteroidota bacterium genome and encodes:
- a CDS encoding carboxypeptidase regulatory-like domain-containing protein, giving the protein MTRKLILKAVAFLIFAPLCLSSQSLIYKFKSKTLVRKWTLSSKAYRLEEVLPGATVELFEGSKRLAQTTSDAEGNFGFDLPSSGNFLIVISKAGYNTRKFSVNCSSIIIKNGAADFIPSVNLTGFIGDKTIKEVGDIGLSAPIVQMADDKNEILKYNGLNFPVNVNDGEIRVIQKFCTCNKLGDIAMQNKNYAIAKKYYQMASTIIGNEEYPKEQLKRAEDGLKEQMLAERVAYSNAKKKSNAAKPIVQKQNSSTSTSQSNTAQKTSSGGRKVLPVIGGKK
- a CDS encoding tetratricopeptide repeat protein, with translation MKYFRIINFLLSIFLCFYLRVSYAQNIDSVKQVLKNATHDTIRCQALFFLSENADDNEWPAFNDQLGELAQLNLKTEKQGTYLFNFYTACLAAYYNNKGYFIRENNNPDQALYYYFKSLRYYKIVDDKYGMAGCYGNIGSVYSGQGNLRLGLDFQLMALKIRKEMNDSSGIALNLNNIGHTYSNMGNYTQSINCHLLSLRIKEALGEKRGISASYNHLAGIYADLREFDKALEYYNKSLAIREELGLEKLVAESFNNIGALYYDLGLNDKSALYHNKALDLRLKMGDKYGVASSYHNLGSLSMRQGKIDEALNYYEMSLAIRREIQDNDGVAFSLNSIGSVYLEKKEYKKALQFCEEAYEMSKKMSYVSIVMNTTKKLSTIYESLNQHSKSLEMYKTHILMRDSLTNENTRKAALKSQFQVEYDLKERDMKLKSDLELKLIRQKNEADQQRKNIVIICSIIGLVIVGIFSMFLFNSLRENKRANTIITQQKMEVEESRKEILDSINYARRIQYALLAGDKLLSTHLHDYFVFFQPKSVVSGDFYWACNTPEGFIYITADCTGHGVPGAFMSLLNISKLNQAINENKIYRPDLILNTVRTEIINALNPEGSSELSRDGMDAVLCKIDFKTLKLQYASANNTFYIIRNNNVIYCKPDKMPVGVGQDNSILFTFNEIQLQKGDVIYTFSDGFADQFGGPKGKKFKYKQLCELLLSVSNESMSVQKAKIEASFKNWQGMLEQVDDVCVIGIRV
- a CDS encoding DUF1987 domain-containing protein — its product is MDDLIISAQEDSPEVNFNASTGVLRITGRAYSNDMVNLFKQLNEWLDAYLAKPYQTTTLMLQIDYSNSVTSRLVYDFIVKCKNVLNQGKELTIKWYHYGGDEDGIDYANLVSKLINYPIENIELD
- a CDS encoding SpoIIE family protein phosphatase, whose amino-acid sequence is MVVFKNADSDTLRVRVLHQLYLVNDSLPYAERELALAEKIKYSRGIAQAFLDIGRWYYFDGKQALALDNLNRSLKIADALGDKNILKSAYRYIGFIYRPQEPFKAKEYYEKSIRLCLETDDQIGASYIYSAIGNIFEGVFDKTNNSNRKALDYYLKSLKIREEKGSPSEIAASLNETSRIYETLHMYDKAVELRLKGLEIAKSVNDKENVVYLLSVIGNDYCGRKKDHASGLKYLLEAYKIGKAGLKNYGLLYDVTKFIAKCYYETSDYKNAGEFFTISENYSDTLKKAELKNLFNLSSVKQELENEIARQKLLLKDAEILKEKAQLERQAVLNRVYLIVILFVLILSIVIYLAYRQKQKDNYNLDARNREVEIAYKTLEVSESKFKQITETIHDVFYLYNIREKKYEYISPNCFEVVGLKPSYLYSGKSMKEVVHPEDLQSVIDANILVDSGMAYNIEYRIIVDSKIKWIAEKSSPIFDEKGELIRNSGICRDITLKKNNEELLRKKNRDITNGITYARNIQKALEVPLETLEKFFKEVFILSKPKEIVSGDFYFYKETESGIYLAAVDCTGHGVPAGFLSILGNSFLDDIIKSDNNLSPATILDRLREKLIASLNQDNPNTETKDGMDIALLCFDKRFKTVQYAGAFNPLFLVRKGELTIIPGDLFTAGLKFGQETKPFTNHIVDLLPGDILYIMSDGYVSQFGGPNDRKFSKKQLEDLLVKIQSQKLTEQKNSLDKEFETWKGNGSQVDDVLVIGVKV
- a CDS encoding pirin family protein produces the protein MSNPLHRRSFLSRAAFVAGSLIALPFTSFSKSVKKAIEESDKMMNPILSIKPLGFQWETADPFLFCVHHEDYFPKGNEQMGPATELLKGRHMGDDFIIKDGFRMYHGKTVPGFPGHPHRGFETITVVRKGIVDHADSLGAAGRYGNGDVQWMTAGKGVQHSEMFPLIHADKDNTMELFQIWLNLPKKNKMVEPHFKMLWRESIPNYIHTDANQKKTTVEVIAGKLADKTAVAPPPDSWAADPKNEVAVWNIKMQVGATFTLPKASAGINRTLYFYEGNQIKLSGNTITKYNAVQLKSDVEVIIEGGTEETSILILQGKPINEPVMQYGPFVMNTKEEINQAFEDYHKTQFGGWPWPKYDQVHDRTKTRFAKHADGKIEIKNA